One Corynebacterium appendicis CIP 107643 DNA window includes the following coding sequences:
- a CDS encoding Crp/Fnr family transcriptional regulator gives MARNPVRHNCAQPHQCSLDVRMQVMARSPLTKKLNPQQHRELDQHLTSWAWAAGDPILLAGEQAQGSYMVASGRARITRDTIDGREITVDIAAPGDVIGPLHPHSSPATDSAWAIETTCALYLPAEALAEVVDAYPQLALAIMRMQQDQLVRSRERETALTTSTVEQRVAAALQHLDAKLGQIRQDGSSLLQVRLRRDDVAGMAGTTVESASRAMARMKKTGVIDSGREWIAITNHQALADLVAGL, from the coding sequence ATGGCCCGCAATCCCGTCCGTCACAACTGCGCTCAACCCCACCAGTGCTCCCTGGACGTGCGCATGCAGGTCATGGCCCGTTCCCCGCTGACCAAGAAGCTGAACCCACAACAGCACAGGGAACTCGACCAGCATCTGACCTCCTGGGCCTGGGCCGCGGGTGATCCCATCCTCCTAGCCGGCGAGCAGGCTCAGGGCAGCTATATGGTCGCCTCCGGTCGAGCCCGGATCACCCGGGACACCATCGATGGCCGCGAAATCACCGTCGACATCGCCGCCCCCGGGGATGTCATCGGCCCACTGCACCCCCATAGCTCCCCAGCCACCGACTCCGCCTGGGCGATTGAGACCACCTGCGCGCTCTACCTGCCCGCCGAGGCCCTGGCCGAGGTCGTGGACGCCTACCCGCAACTGGCGTTGGCGATCATGCGGATGCAGCAGGACCAATTGGTCCGTTCCCGGGAACGCGAGACCGCACTGACCACCTCGACTGTCGAGCAGCGCGTGGCCGCCGCCCTCCAACACCTGGACGCCAAGCTCGGGCAAATCCGACAAGACGGATCCAGCCTGCTGCAGGTCCGCCTGCGCCGCGACGACGTGGCCGGCATGGCCGGCACCACCGTCGAGTCCGCCTCCCGGGCAATGGCGCGGATGAAGAAAACCGGTGTCATCGACTCCGGCCGCGAATGGATCGCTATTACCAACCACCAGGCCCTGGCCGACCTGGTCGCCGGCCTCTAA
- a CDS encoding heavy metal translocating P-type ATPase: MKTWKTWGVVAVSGLLIILSWLTPAGWLSDGFMIAAAVVAGWQIAVSAVQALRIRMISIDLLVIVAAIGALFINNYWESAAVTFLFALGKALEKATMNRTRKALSDLVDAAPETATVLRDGEPETVEIWELAPGDVVLVKNGEQIPVDGRVLSGHGGVDEATITGESVPAEKAEDSEVFAGTWLRSGVLRIEAIGIGSDSTLAKIIHRVEDAQDDKAKTQTFLEKFSKYYTPGVMVAALAVGLITLNVELALTLLVIGCPGALVISIPVSIVAGIGRSAKDGVLIKGGEYLETSAKVDTVVVDKTGTLTNGRPELTNVDVLDPAYSDDEVLTLAARAETASEHPLAEAIIRGAENKGLTIEMVEKAKPVTGKGIIAKVDEHTVAVGSAGLLDHAPDTTRILELNDQGKTAMYVGVDGRAIGIVAVADTIRDDAPAAIRSLHDKGVRVIMATGDAQRVARNVAAELGVDEVRAELMPEDKLTIVKDLQAQGRTVAMIGDGVNDTPALVQADIGVAMGAAGSPAAIETADIALMADKLPRLPYALGLAQRTVRTMRVNIAIALATVAILLVGVLLGGVTMSIGMLVHEASVLIVIAIAMLLLRPTLKEDKDKADVSTADAAKETLSA, from the coding sequence ATGAAGACCTGGAAAACCTGGGGCGTGGTCGCTGTCTCAGGCCTGTTGATTATCCTGTCCTGGCTCACCCCCGCTGGGTGGCTGTCAGACGGATTCATGATCGCCGCCGCGGTGGTCGCCGGCTGGCAGATCGCCGTCTCCGCCGTCCAGGCCCTGCGCATTAGGATGATCTCGATTGACCTGCTGGTCATCGTCGCCGCCATCGGCGCGCTGTTCATCAACAACTACTGGGAATCCGCCGCTGTCACCTTCCTCTTCGCCCTGGGCAAGGCCCTGGAGAAGGCCACGATGAACCGCACCCGCAAGGCACTGTCGGACCTGGTGGACGCTGCCCCCGAGACCGCCACCGTGCTGCGCGACGGTGAGCCCGAAACCGTTGAGATCTGGGAACTGGCCCCCGGTGACGTCGTGCTCGTGAAAAACGGCGAGCAGATCCCCGTCGATGGACGCGTGCTCTCCGGTCACGGCGGGGTCGACGAGGCCACCATCACCGGGGAATCCGTACCCGCTGAGAAGGCCGAGGACTCGGAGGTCTTCGCCGGAACTTGGCTGCGCTCCGGGGTGCTGCGCATCGAGGCGATTGGCATCGGCTCGGACTCCACACTGGCCAAGATCATCCACCGTGTAGAAGACGCCCAGGACGATAAGGCCAAAACCCAGACGTTCCTGGAGAAATTCTCGAAGTACTACACCCCCGGTGTGATGGTCGCCGCCCTCGCCGTTGGCCTGATCACCCTCAATGTGGAACTGGCCTTGACCCTGCTGGTCATCGGCTGCCCCGGGGCGCTGGTCATCTCCATCCCGGTCTCGATTGTCGCCGGTATCGGGCGCTCCGCTAAGGACGGGGTGCTCATCAAGGGTGGCGAATACCTGGAGACCTCCGCGAAGGTCGACACCGTGGTCGTCGACAAGACCGGCACCCTGACCAACGGCCGCCCCGAGCTGACCAACGTCGACGTCCTCGACCCTGCCTACTCGGACGATGAGGTGCTCACCCTGGCCGCCCGTGCCGAAACCGCCTCCGAGCACCCCCTGGCCGAGGCGATCATCCGCGGCGCGGAGAACAAGGGGCTGACCATCGAAATGGTTGAGAAAGCCAAACCGGTCACCGGCAAGGGCATCATCGCGAAGGTCGACGAACATACCGTCGCCGTCGGTTCCGCCGGCCTGCTCGACCACGCCCCGGACACCACCCGCATCCTTGAACTCAATGACCAGGGCAAGACCGCCATGTACGTCGGTGTCGACGGACGCGCCATCGGCATAGTCGCCGTGGCCGACACCATCCGTGACGACGCACCGGCCGCTATCCGATCGCTGCATGACAAGGGTGTGCGCGTGATCATGGCCACCGGTGACGCGCAGCGGGTGGCCCGCAACGTCGCCGCCGAACTCGGGGTCGACGAGGTCCGGGCCGAACTCATGCCCGAGGACAAGCTCACTATCGTCAAGGACCTGCAGGCCCAGGGCCGCACCGTGGCCATGATCGGCGACGGTGTCAACGACACGCCGGCACTCGTTCAGGCCGACATCGGCGTGGCGATGGGGGCTGCTGGTTCACCTGCCGCCATCGAAACAGCCGATATCGCCCTGATGGCCGACAAGCTCCCCCGCTTGCCGTACGCCCTGGGTTTGGCCCAGCGCACGGTACGCACCATGCGGGTCAATATCGCCATCGCCCTGGCCACCGTGGCGATCCTGTTGGTCGGTGTGCTGCTCGGTGGGGTGACCATGTCGATTGGCATGCTCGTCCACGAAGCTAGCGTCCTGATCGTCATCGCGATCGCCATGCTGCTGCTGCGCCCCACCCTGAAGGAAGACAAGGACAAGGCAGACGTCAGTACTGCTGACGCCGCGAAGGAGACGCTGAGCGCCTAA
- the rpoB gene encoding DNA-directed RNA polymerase subunit beta produces the protein MLEGPILAVSRQTKSVATIPGAPERYSFAKIDEPIALPGLLDVQLESFAWLVGTPEWRERQAEERGDDARITSGLEDILEEISPIQDYSGNMSLSLSEPRFEDVKYTIDECKDKDINYSAPLYVTAEFINNDTQEIKSQTVFIGDFPLMTDKGTFIVNGTERVIVSQLVRSPGVYFDETIDKSTERPLHSVKVIPSRGAWLEFDVDKRDTVGVRIDRKRRQPVTVLLKALGWTEQQIKDRFGFSEIMMSTLENDGVANTDEALLEIYRKQRPGEQPTRDLAQSLLENAFFRAKRYDLARVGRYKVNRKLGLGGDHEGLMTLTEEDIATTLEYLVRLHAGEREMTSPEGTVIPINTDDIDHFGNRRLRTVGELVQNQVRVGLSRMERVVRERMTTQDAEAITPTSLINVRPVSAAIREFFGTSQLSQFMDQNNSLSGLTHKRRLSALGPGGLSRERAGIEVRDVHPSHYGRMCPIETPEGPNIGLIGALSSYARVNPFGFIETPYQKVIDGKITEEIDYLTADEEDRYAIAEAATEHDKDMNITAERIEVRLKDGDIGVVGAKDVDYVDISPRQMVSVATAMIPFLEHDDANRALMGANMQKQAVPLLRSEAAYVATGTELRAAYDAGDIVIAKTAGVVEDVTGDVITIMDDEGQRESYLLRTFERTNQGTCYNQTPIVSTGDRVEAGQVIADGPGTKNGEMALGTNLLVAFMPWEGHNYEDAIILNQRVVEQDILTSVHIEEHEIDARDTKLGAEEITREIPNVSEDVLKDLDERGIIRIGADVRDGDILVGKVTPKGETELTPEERLLRAIFGEKAREVRDTSLKVPHGETGKVIAVRRFSREDDDDLSPGVNEMIRVYVAQKRKIQDGDKMAGRHGNKGVVGKILPEEDMPFMADGTPVDIILNTHGVPRRMNIGQVLEVHLGWLAKAGWTVNPDDPANAKLLETLPEQLYDVPPESLTATPVFDGATNEEIAGLLANTKPNRDGDVMVDGDGKTVLFDGRSGEPFKYPISVGYMYMLKLHHLVDEKIHARSTGPYSMITQQPLGGKAQFGGQRFGEMEVWAMQAYGAAYTLQELLTIKSDDVVGRVKVYEAIVKGDNIPDPGIPESFKVLLKELQSLCLNVEVLSTDGTPMELSGDDDEYDQAGSSLGINLSRDEGSAADTA, from the coding sequence GTGCTGGAAGGACCCATCTTGGCAGTCTCCCGCCAGACCAAGTCAGTGGCCACGATTCCCGGAGCTCCGGAGCGCTACTCGTTCGCGAAGATCGACGAGCCGATTGCGCTTCCTGGGCTCCTTGATGTTCAGTTAGAATCCTTCGCTTGGCTCGTCGGCACGCCTGAATGGCGTGAGCGTCAGGCAGAAGAGCGCGGCGACGACGCCCGCATCACGTCCGGTCTCGAGGACATCCTGGAAGAGATCTCTCCGATCCAGGACTACTCGGGCAACATGAGCTTGTCTCTGTCCGAGCCGCGCTTCGAGGATGTCAAGTACACCATCGACGAGTGCAAAGACAAGGACATCAACTACTCCGCACCGCTGTACGTGACCGCGGAGTTCATTAACAACGACACCCAGGAGATCAAGTCTCAGACCGTCTTCATCGGCGACTTCCCGCTGATGACGGACAAGGGCACGTTCATCGTCAACGGCACCGAGCGTGTCATTGTCTCCCAGCTGGTGCGTTCCCCGGGCGTCTACTTCGACGAGACGATCGACAAGTCCACCGAGCGTCCGCTCCACTCCGTGAAGGTCATCCCGTCGCGTGGTGCATGGCTGGAGTTCGACGTCGATAAGCGCGACACCGTCGGTGTCCGCATCGACCGCAAGCGCCGCCAGCCGGTGACCGTCCTGCTGAAGGCCCTCGGCTGGACCGAGCAGCAGATCAAGGACCGCTTCGGCTTCTCCGAGATCATGATGTCCACGCTGGAGAACGACGGCGTGGCCAACACCGACGAGGCACTGCTGGAGATCTACCGCAAGCAGCGCCCGGGCGAGCAGCCGACCCGCGACCTCGCGCAGTCCCTGCTCGAGAACGCCTTCTTCCGCGCGAAGCGCTACGACCTCGCACGCGTCGGCCGCTACAAGGTCAACCGCAAGCTCGGCCTCGGCGGCGACCACGAGGGTCTGATGACCCTGACCGAAGAGGACATCGCCACCACGCTCGAGTACCTCGTGCGCCTGCACGCCGGTGAGCGCGAGATGACCTCTCCGGAGGGCACCGTCATCCCGATCAACACCGACGACATCGACCACTTCGGCAACCGCCGCCTGCGCACCGTGGGCGAGCTGGTGCAGAACCAGGTCCGCGTCGGCCTGTCCCGCATGGAGCGTGTCGTGCGCGAGCGCATGACCACGCAGGACGCTGAGGCGATCACCCCGACCTCCCTGATCAACGTTCGCCCGGTCTCCGCGGCGATCCGCGAGTTCTTCGGCACCTCCCAGCTGTCGCAGTTCATGGACCAGAACAACTCCCTGTCCGGCCTGACCCACAAGCGCCGCCTGTCCGCGCTCGGCCCGGGCGGCCTGTCCCGTGAGCGCGCCGGCATCGAGGTCCGAGACGTTCACCCGTCCCACTACGGCCGCATGTGCCCGATTGAGACTCCTGAGGGCCCGAACATCGGCCTGATTGGCGCACTGTCTTCTTACGCACGTGTGAACCCGTTCGGTTTCATCGAGACGCCGTACCAGAAGGTCATCGACGGCAAAATTACTGAGGAGATCGACTACCTCACCGCCGACGAGGAGGACCGCTACGCGATTGCCGAGGCGGCCACCGAGCACGACAAGGACATGAACATCACGGCCGAGCGCATCGAGGTGCGCCTCAAGGACGGCGATATCGGTGTTGTGGGTGCCAAGGACGTCGACTACGTCGACATCTCCCCGCGCCAGATGGTCTCCGTCGCTACGGCGATGATTCCGTTCCTCGAGCACGACGACGCTAACCGCGCGCTCATGGGTGCGAACATGCAGAAGCAGGCAGTGCCGCTGCTGCGTTCCGAGGCCGCGTACGTGGCCACCGGCACCGAGCTGCGCGCCGCGTACGACGCGGGCGACATCGTCATCGCCAAGACCGCCGGTGTCGTCGAGGACGTCACCGGCGATGTCATCACCATCATGGACGACGAGGGTCAGCGCGAGTCGTACTTGCTGCGCACGTTCGAGCGCACCAACCAGGGCACCTGCTACAACCAGACCCCGATCGTGTCCACGGGCGACCGCGTTGAGGCTGGCCAGGTCATCGCCGATGGCCCGGGCACCAAGAATGGCGAGATGGCGCTGGGCACCAACCTGCTCGTCGCCTTCATGCCGTGGGAGGGCCACAACTACGAGGACGCCATCATCCTCAACCAGCGCGTGGTGGAGCAGGACATCCTGACCTCCGTGCACATCGAGGAGCACGAGATCGACGCCCGCGACACCAAGCTGGGCGCCGAGGAAATCACCCGCGAGATCCCGAACGTCTCCGAGGACGTGCTGAAGGACCTCGATGAGCGCGGCATCATTCGCATCGGTGCAGATGTCCGCGACGGCGACATCCTCGTCGGCAAGGTCACCCCGAAGGGCGAGACCGAGCTGACCCCGGAGGAGCGCCTGCTGCGCGCCATCTTCGGCGAGAAGGCCCGCGAGGTCCGCGACACCTCCCTGAAGGTGCCGCACGGCGAGACCGGCAAGGTGATTGCTGTCCGCCGCTTCTCCCGCGAGGACGACGACGATCTGTCGCCGGGCGTCAACGAGATGATCCGCGTCTACGTCGCCCAGAAGCGCAAGATCCAGGACGGCGACAAGATGGCCGGCCGCCACGGTAACAAGGGTGTCGTGGGCAAGATCCTCCCCGAGGAGGATATGCCGTTCATGGCTGACGGCACCCCGGTGGACATCATCCTGAACACCCACGGTGTGCCGCGCCGTATGAACATCGGTCAGGTCCTCGAGGTGCACCTCGGTTGGCTGGCTAAGGCTGGCTGGACCGTCAACCCGGATGATCCGGCCAACGCGAAGTTGCTGGAGACGCTTCCGGAGCAGCTTTACGACGTTCCGCCGGAGTCGCTGACCGCCACCCCGGTGTTCGACGGCGCCACCAACGAGGAGATCGCCGGCCTTTTGGCCAACACCAAGCCGAACCGCGACGGCGACGTCATGGTGGACGGCGACGGCAAGACCGTGCTTTTCGACGGCCGCTCCGGCGAACCGTTCAAGTACCCGATCTCCGTCGGCTACATGTACATGCTCAAGCTGCACCACCTGGTGGACGAGAAGATTCACGCCCGCTCCACCGGCCCGTACTCCATGATTACCCAGCAGCCGCTGGGTGGTAAGGCACAGTTCGGTGGCCAGCGCTTCGGCGAGATGGAGGTGTGGGCAATGCAGGCGTATGGCGCCGCCTACACCCTGCAGGAGCTGCTGACCATCAAGTCCGATGACGTTGTGGGCCGCGTGAAGGTGTACGAGGCGATTGTCAAGGGCGACAACATCCCGGATCCGGGCATCCCGGAGTCCTTCAAGGTGTTGCTCAAGGAGCTGCAGTCGCTGTGCCTCAACGTCGAGGTGCTGTCCACCGACGGTACTCCGATGGAGCTGTCCGGCGACGACGACGAATACGACCAGGCAGGATCCTCGCTGGGAATCAACCTGTCCCGCGACGAGGGTTCCGCAGCCGACACGGCATAA
- a CDS encoding heavy-metal-associated domain-containing protein, with translation MTAPAMLKNTTLRSDEFTCPSCVAKIENKLNGLDGVENAEVKFSSGRILVTHDPQKVSVRDLVTAVAEVGYTAKPSAI, from the coding sequence ATGACCGCCCCGGCCATGCTGAAGAACACCACCTTACGCTCTGATGAGTTCACCTGTCCGAGCTGTGTCGCCAAGATCGAAAACAAGCTGAATGGTTTGGACGGCGTGGAGAATGCGGAGGTGAAGTTCTCCTCCGGACGCATCCTGGTCACCCACGACCCACAGAAGGTCTCCGTACGTGACCTGGTCACCGCGGTAGCCGAGGTCGGTTACACCGCCAAGCCGTCGGCGATCTGA
- a CDS encoding DUF3068 domain-containing protein, translating to MLPKSRIASALLVGLGLALIVAGLIAPRFLNGDARFPLNLENTTWTLHDPEATLGEAKDDGTAKDVTVPLTRQLHMTVQNPATDKAVALRVGDSLLRGDKESDFENLVTAATWSMQMDRNTGLIDEPARVSTVMALPEETVDIDGVWLKFPSDVQKESYPVFDPTLRAAVDAEFTGESEVAGRTVYTFTQTVPDTNVAELYPGEQNSLMVPGPDGDAKKAFKHHAAEREITVDQITGLVVGINEKVDDYYADRAGERVRGIYSYDAAMDEQQVEALTGQLPTVTQGLSRTVTYAVIGVGSLLVLAGLIGAFRPGGRLRATSHRA from the coding sequence ATGCTCCCTAAATCCCGCATCGCGTCGGCCCTGCTCGTCGGGCTCGGTCTGGCGTTGATCGTTGCGGGGCTCATCGCGCCGCGGTTCCTCAACGGTGATGCGCGGTTCCCGCTGAACCTGGAGAACACCACGTGGACGCTCCATGACCCGGAAGCGACGTTGGGGGAGGCCAAGGACGACGGCACAGCCAAGGACGTGACGGTGCCGCTCACGCGTCAGCTGCACATGACGGTGCAGAACCCGGCGACGGACAAGGCCGTGGCATTGCGCGTGGGCGACTCGCTGCTGCGCGGGGACAAAGAATCGGATTTTGAGAATCTGGTCACCGCCGCGACGTGGTCGATGCAAATGGACCGGAACACAGGGCTTATCGACGAGCCGGCGCGGGTGAGCACCGTGATGGCGCTGCCGGAAGAAACGGTCGATATCGACGGAGTGTGGCTGAAGTTTCCGTCCGACGTGCAAAAGGAGAGCTACCCCGTCTTCGACCCGACGCTACGCGCCGCAGTCGACGCGGAGTTCACCGGCGAGAGCGAGGTGGCGGGGCGGACGGTCTACACCTTCACGCAGACCGTCCCCGACACCAATGTCGCGGAGCTCTACCCCGGTGAGCAGAACTCGCTAATGGTGCCCGGGCCCGACGGGGACGCGAAGAAGGCGTTCAAACACCACGCCGCTGAGCGCGAAATCACCGTGGACCAGATCACGGGCCTGGTCGTCGGGATCAACGAGAAGGTCGACGACTACTACGCGGACCGTGCGGGCGAGCGCGTGCGCGGGATTTACTCTTACGACGCGGCGATGGACGAGCAGCAGGTGGAGGCGCTGACGGGGCAGCTGCCGACAGTCACCCAGGGGCTGTCGCGCACCGTGACCTACGCCGTAATCGGAGTCGGCAGCCTGCTGGTGCTGGCCGGGCTGATCGGGGCGTTCCGTCCGGGCGGGCGCCTACGTGCGACGTCGCACCGCGCGTAG